Proteins co-encoded in one Acidisarcina sp. genomic window:
- a CDS encoding histidine phosphatase family protein: MNLYVLRHASAGTRRINPKLDVKRPLDRDGKQQCMMLGRYLNALNLQFDVIASSPLKRSLQTASMVGTETGYEAKVMVAEALSPSATFASFKQLLDELSHYENVLVVGHNPNLQNFLSALVGLNGRTCFRLRKAGMARLDCTRRPATMFWMVEPRLLRSIYTSVTKSSRRKTSRK; the protein is encoded by the coding sequence ATGAACCTGTACGTGCTTCGCCATGCAAGCGCCGGCACACGACGCATCAATCCCAAGCTGGACGTCAAACGCCCCCTGGACAGAGACGGGAAACAGCAGTGCATGATGCTCGGGCGCTATCTGAATGCGCTCAATCTGCAGTTTGACGTAATTGCCTCCAGCCCTCTCAAGCGCTCGTTACAGACCGCTTCGATGGTGGGCACCGAGACCGGCTACGAGGCGAAGGTTATGGTAGCGGAGGCGCTCAGTCCTTCGGCCACCTTCGCGTCTTTCAAGCAGCTGCTCGATGAGCTCTCGCACTACGAAAATGTGCTGGTGGTGGGCCACAACCCGAATTTGCAGAACTTTCTCAGCGCGCTCGTCGGCCTGAACGGACGCACCTGCTTCAGACTGCGCAAGGCTGGCATGGCGCGGCTCGACTGCACCCGCCGGCCGGCGACAATGTTCTGGATGGTCGAGCCTCGCCTTCTGCGCTCGATCTACACCAGCGTTACAAAGAGTTCGCGCCGGAAGACCTCGCGGAAATAA
- a CDS encoding Ppx/GppA phosphatase family protein: protein MTERMQIFAAIDIGSNSCRLKIARVVQHRLKVLHEDREVTRLGGSVFSTGLISPDAMAQTLRALKRFQRSVQSFGADWVRAVGTAALRDARNAQAFRAWVKSETGWELEVISGLEEGRLIHRGVMSGDPLTRGRTLLLDLGGGSCEISLSEHNRIKETMSLPLGAVRLTQEFLPADLPAPEDIARMRQYIERELRRATRRIDATRVARVIATSGTAAALADASRSLSKNGIKKGSKNGAAAKSSVGKTEEVTATSAVRRLATRLSRMSNQQRAMVPGIGPRRSEIIIAGAHVYADILEHFGLRGFSYSPLGLRDGILAQMVAEQDSRTVVHQEFERERWESVLATCRSYGVDPKQAEPVRQHAVQLFRDLERVHEMPPEYRHWLEAAAMLRDVGKFLNYQGHHRHAQYIVAHSEIYGFNVAQRTIISAIARYLGKSRPTPADRAMRPIPIEEHERVKRAVVLLRLAMALNQDRASDVLKVTTRVYPKRVLLELSPGRTGAELELWSLRKEADYFREVFRRELFVTLV from the coding sequence ATGACTGAGCGGATGCAGATCTTTGCTGCCATCGATATAGGTTCCAACTCCTGCAGGCTGAAGATTGCGCGGGTGGTGCAACACCGCCTGAAGGTTCTGCACGAGGATCGTGAGGTGACGCGGCTGGGGGGCAGCGTCTTCAGCACCGGCTTAATCTCCCCAGACGCCATGGCGCAAACGCTTCGCGCCCTCAAGCGCTTTCAGCGGTCGGTGCAGTCCTTCGGGGCGGATTGGGTGCGTGCGGTTGGCACCGCGGCTCTGCGCGATGCCCGTAACGCACAGGCGTTTCGCGCATGGGTCAAGTCGGAGACGGGCTGGGAGCTTGAGGTCATCTCCGGGCTGGAAGAGGGCCGCCTGATCCACCGCGGAGTGATGAGCGGCGATCCGCTGACCAGGGGACGCACCCTTCTGCTGGACCTGGGCGGCGGGAGCTGTGAAATTTCCCTCTCCGAGCACAACCGCATCAAGGAGACGATGAGCCTGCCGCTGGGTGCGGTGCGCTTGACCCAGGAGTTTCTGCCGGCAGACCTGCCCGCTCCCGAGGATATTGCCCGCATGCGGCAGTACATCGAGCGGGAGCTGCGCCGCGCGACACGCCGAATTGATGCGACTCGTGTAGCGCGGGTCATTGCGACCTCCGGGACCGCGGCAGCGCTGGCCGACGCAAGCCGATCCCTGAGTAAAAACGGGATCAAGAAGGGGAGCAAGAACGGCGCTGCGGCAAAGTCCAGCGTGGGCAAAACGGAGGAGGTGACGGCGACAAGCGCGGTGCGCCGTCTCGCTACGCGCCTCTCGCGCATGTCCAACCAGCAGCGAGCCATGGTTCCGGGCATTGGGCCACGCCGTTCGGAGATCATCATCGCAGGAGCGCATGTCTACGCCGACATTCTGGAGCACTTCGGTCTGCGAGGATTTTCTTACTCGCCTCTCGGGCTCCGGGACGGCATTCTGGCGCAGATGGTGGCCGAGCAGGACTCGCGAACGGTCGTGCATCAGGAGTTCGAGCGGGAGCGGTGGGAGAGTGTTCTGGCTACCTGCCGATCCTATGGAGTAGATCCGAAGCAGGCAGAGCCGGTCCGCCAGCACGCTGTCCAGCTCTTTCGCGATCTGGAGCGGGTGCATGAGATGCCTCCCGAATACCGGCATTGGCTGGAGGCGGCGGCCATGTTGCGGGACGTGGGCAAGTTCCTCAACTACCAGGGGCACCATCGTCACGCGCAGTACATCGTGGCCCATTCGGAGATCTATGGCTTCAACGTCGCGCAGCGGACCATCATCTCTGCGATTGCGCGGTACCTGGGCAAATCGAGGCCGACCCCGGCGGACCGGGCGATGCGGCCCATTCCGATTGAGGAGCATGAAAGGGTGAAGCGCGCCGTCGTGCTGTTACGGCTGGCGATGGCGCTCAATCAGGACCGGGCCAGCGATGTGTTGAAGGTGACGACTCGGGTGTATCCCAAGCGGGTTTTGCTGGAGTTAAGCCCGGGGCGCACCGGCGCGGAGCTGGAACTGTGGTCGCTGCGCAAGGAGGCAGATTATTTCCGCGAGGTCTTCCGGCGCGAACTCTTTGTAACGCTGGTGTAG
- a CDS encoding CHAD domain-containing protein: MSENPMNASPGSTAKRQSPGESQKVPPGLHRVAKPVRRRAPDPRLTHLSRLASEWKKDLEKCLEDSEVETVHRVRTGTRRVEAMVDVLLREVPEGNPELTDAADRWRRQLKKIRRAAGPVRDLDVHRELIEKFAGVGKAGEKEHSRMEQSEVERQAATPEAEQALQVQAKKLDAWLECAREERARDLTRQIARRLEKLDGLAAGFATSWQTRHGRGIAVRRVAQAALDAFVELSDKMPLLDAANLHDFRKGAKKARYITEAGGDDAHAKAVGRAIKRIQDAIGDWHDWLCLAEEVHIALGDAGQELTAMLAVEVSRSFQEAKRVTERMRGRLVGEWRALHRV, from the coding sequence ATGTCTGAGAATCCGATGAACGCCAGTCCAGGAAGCACAGCCAAAAGGCAATCGCCCGGGGAGTCGCAAAAGGTTCCGCCGGGGCTGCACCGTGTTGCCAAGCCCGTTCGGCGAAGAGCACCGGATCCGCGGCTGACGCACCTTTCCCGGCTCGCCTCGGAGTGGAAGAAGGACCTGGAGAAGTGCCTTGAAGACTCTGAAGTTGAGACGGTGCATCGGGTTCGCACCGGCACCCGCCGCGTGGAGGCCATGGTCGACGTGCTCCTGCGCGAGGTTCCTGAAGGAAATCCTGAGCTGACGGACGCTGCGGACAGGTGGCGGCGGCAGTTGAAGAAGATTCGCCGGGCTGCCGGCCCGGTGCGCGATCTGGACGTGCATCGCGAGCTGATTGAAAAATTTGCCGGAGTCGGGAAAGCCGGAGAAAAAGAGCATTCCCGTATGGAGCAGAGTGAGGTCGAGCGGCAGGCGGCCACTCCCGAGGCTGAGCAGGCACTCCAGGTCCAGGCGAAAAAGCTGGATGCCTGGCTGGAGTGCGCTCGCGAGGAGCGTGCCCGGGATCTGACCCGGCAGATTGCACGGCGGCTGGAAAAGCTGGACGGCCTGGCAGCCGGTTTCGCCACCTCGTGGCAGACGCGGCATGGCCGCGGGATAGCGGTTCGAAGAGTGGCGCAGGCGGCGCTGGATGCTTTTGTCGAGCTCTCCGACAAGATGCCCCTGCTGGACGCTGCCAACCTGCACGACTTCCGCAAAGGAGCGAAGAAGGCTCGCTATATAACCGAGGCGGGCGGCGACGATGCCCATGCCAAGGCGGTGGGTCGAGCCATCAAGCGGATTCAGGACGCCATCGGGGACTGGCACGACTGGCTATGCCTTGCAGAGGAGGTGCACATTGCTCTGGGCGACGCGGGGCAGGAGCTTACCGCGATGCTGGCAGTAGAGGTGAGCCGCAGCTTTCAGGAAGCGAAGCGCGTGACGGAGCGAATGCGGGGCAGACTGGTGGGCGAGTGGCGCGCCCTGCACCGTGTATGA